The sequence below is a genomic window from Pecten maximus chromosome 14, xPecMax1.1, whole genome shotgun sequence.
ATATCTGCATCTCATTTTCCAAATCTAGAAAGAACTATACTTTCAAGTATAAATCAAGTATACTTGAAGTATACTCTGACTAAAGGTATACATCAAGTATACTTAAAGTATACTCTGACTATAGGTATACATCAAGTATACTTAAAGTATACTCTGACTATAGGTATACATCAAGTATacttaaccctttgccacatgtaagcgcctctggacgcctttaccccttgccacatgtaagcgcttctcgacgcctctgcattatctccatgtaagcgcttctcgacgcctctacgttatctcaatgtaagcgcctctcgacgccatgccggttcggtaaacttagacatggaaaatcccgtgattgagagcgacacctatctggaaatccctgatactattttaagaagatatcaatgcatcgaccaatcagatttgtacacgtcattcatacggaagtttttgaataaattaacctagaaagtgtgagtcatgagtgtagaaaagtgtgacaacaacgaggcgtgatggcggctgtggctacgattttgcgcgacatttttgacgacgatgatgataatttagagttcgatggctttggacctgaatacattgagtcagatattgatcttaacgatgttctaaatgaactgtcaacagataacGAGTCCGAAAATGAGGACGAACGGCGACTAGTTGTACCGCCGCAATTAGGTAATGTTGACAGAGATTTTTTGCCgatcacagtaaatgattttgttagggaaacggggccagaacttccagaaacttttgatgttgatactgcaagtcccattgattatttctaccttttcttcaatgagaatcagtttccaccatagctcgacacactaataactacgctcgccggcatttgaaaaacgaaggtagatttgacccaaaatggtcggatacacattccttcgtcgcgacatcggatataaaatattctaggcttaagcctgaactgttgaaatattcttgtgaaaactttgaaaattcagtttgtttcatttgggagttaatgttgaatcatttcatgtacaggaattcaatgaattataaattacattgtcaaaatattttgaaatttttctgttctgtttgtatacagctgatttcgtggttatgtgttgttggttttataaagaaaatagcacagaattaaaatttaagaaattctgaacataattgtaacttactaaaaatgtctaaaacaactatttcactttcaaaattaggtttagaaaaattaatcaaaacaaagcttaatttctcaaaaaccgccattgagatggtgtatgtatatttcagtcagcgcaataatgttgcattgcaacaatgtatctttgcactattggcacagagtgctgaagtgttataacctgcatgtggcaaagggttaaagTATACTCTGACTATAGGTATTCATCAAGTATACTTAAAGTATACTCTGACTATAGGTATTCATCAAGTATACTTGAAGTATACTCTTACTATAGGTATACATCAAGTATACTTAAAGTATACTCTGACTATAGGTATTCATCAAGTATACTTAAAGTATACTCTGACTATAGGTATTCATCAAGTATACTTAACGTATACTCTGACTATAGGTATTCATCAAGTATACTTAAAGTATACTCTGACTATAGGTATTCATCAAGTATACTTAAAGTATACTCTGACTATAGGTATTCATCAAGTATACTTAACATATACTCTGACTATAGGTATACATCAAGTATACTTAAAGTATACTCTGACTATAGGTATTCATCAAGTATACTTGAAGTATACTCTGACTACTAGCAAGTAAATTTATTTCAAGTATATTTCAACTTATgtacattaaatatacattCTAACACATTCAAGTAAACTCTGAAGTACGTAATGGCTAACACTACCTAATTTGCATATAAATCAAAATACTTTAAGTATACTTTGCTTATAATCTGGCAAGTATACTTCAAGTGTACTTTAGACCATACTTAAAGTATACCTTAAGTATTAGAATGTTCTGTAAGGGTTGCCATCCTAAGACTgtatattgccatcataagactggatattgccatcataacaCTGGATATTGCCAACATAACACTGGATATTGCCACCTTAAGACTAGATATTGCCAACATAacactggatattgccatcgtaagactggatattgccatcataagactggatattgccaccTTAAGACTAGATATAGCCAACATAacactggatattgccatcgtaagactggatattgccatcataagactggatattgccatcataagactggatattgccaccataagactggatattgccatcataagactggatattgccatcataagactggatattaccatcataacactggatattgccatcataacactggatattgccaccataagactggatattacCACCtgaagactggatattgccaccttaagactggatattgccataataagactggatattaccaccttaagactggatattgccatcataagactggatattcAGGGACTTTCCTGCCTATATAAATGGTACCGAATATCGGCACCGTTCCCAATtagaaaaaacaataaaaattcccaatccggaaaaaaaaaatcccaatctTGCTGCCGATTTTCTCAAATCCGGATTTTATTACTttcgttttgtttgttataaatcACCGAAATCTGTATCGCTTGAGCGTTTGAATAAGAAAGGAACATAGTATTGTTATTTACAAGCGTTCAAATGATGTATCCGCTAGAAACAAAATGTCTCACAACGGGAAGTATTATGTGAGGAAGGTTCCGAAAAATAAGCCAAGTTCGACGCTTATATCAGCGTTTTTTTCAAAACGACAAAAACTTGATGTTAGTGTCGATGCACCAAGTAATGACGAGACAGAGTGCAAACCGACTGACGTCGGTGATAATAACATTAACAAATTGTGTGATGAAATAAAATCCGTTACTGGCGATAGCGACGGCGCAAATATCTGCAAACAAAGTGAAACAGTTTCAGTGGAAGTAGCTGTACAGACTCCAGTCGCTATGGTTGCCTCCACGACTACCACGCCACTTCAAAAGAAAGTTCAACTCAGGGAGACACGGGCCGAGATTGATTTTAAGCCAGCTCACAGTAACATAGATCGGCGGCGATTTGACATGAACAGATATACTGTCAACTATCCTTGGCTTTACCACACCTCGGAAAAAGGATACCTTTGTAAGTTGTGTGAATTAACATATGGCAGTAACTGTTCAGATTCAAGCTCTATGAGTGTGATAAGTGTTACGTCTCCATTTATCTCCCCAGGCCTTGAGACATTGGGTACACATCCATCTCGATTATTAGATAAGCATGCAAACAGTACCCCACATCTGAAGGCATCCAAAATAAATGCAGAAGTGAAAGTGAAAATTggtttgaaacaaaaaatgtctgtaCTGGAACAGTTGTCAATGAAAAATGAGTCTGATCTTAAAGCTGAAAAAGAAAGGAATGCAAGTGTgttgaaaaaactgtttcaatCAATATACTTTATCATCAGGAAGAAATGGGCCCAAACAAATTTTGAAGATTTTGTGAGATTTGTTGCAAGTTTAGGTGTAGAGGATATTGCCAGGCATATTGAAATCGCACCACCACAGGCTACTTACCTATCAGTTAAAACTGCCACagaattaattgaattaatagGGGAGAACATTGAGCAAAGCCTACTGGACTCTCTACGCAAAGCCCCATTTTACAGTTTGCTAGCTGATGAGAGCACCGACGAGGCCAACAAAACACAATTATCTGTGTTTTGCCGCTGGTACCATGAAAGTCACTCCAATTTCACAGACCACTTCATGGGTTTGGTTGAAGTTCAAAAGACAGACAGTGCCACCCTGATGGATGTCCTCCACGGTTTTCTCATAGCAAAAGGGATACCCATTGAAAAATGTCGGTTTGTTGCCTTTGATGGCACCAACTCGATGAGTGGCATTCGTACTGGTAAGTATACtattcaataaaaaatgaacttgtaaaaataataacatgagaaagagaaataaaaacaacaacattagaTTAAGTCAAAGATGAGCACTTTTAAGATTACTGCCTATATCCTCAAACTGTCTCCATGATCAagttaataatttattattattagttACAGTGGGATTCACTCTGTCACTATGACtgtgttgaaatattaattgattatttaaattatattgtaaatattgttaaataGTATACATGctcatttatcaatatttttctaCATATCTGAAACATTTCATTTCCAATTTTGTAGGTCTTCAAAGACGATTTAGGAACTATGCACCAAAGAGCCTGTACATCAACTGTCGCTGTCATCGCCTTGCCCTCTGCCTTAAACATTTGATGAAAACATTTCCTTTACTTGTTGAGGTAGATGAGGCTTTACTTGCGATATGGAAATTGTTCAAGTACTCCCCGCAAAGGTTTGCTGTGCTGCAAGATGTTCAAGTTGTATATGGCATGGACAAGTTGATGTTGATCAGGGCTGCTACAACTAGGTGGTTGTCACATGGCAAAGCATGCGTAAGGTTTATTGAGAGGTACGAGTCGGTGCTTGATGCTCTGGACCAAATATACCAACAAAAACGTGAACCAGAGGTATTTGGATTGAGATCTATTCTTGTACAGAAAAATGTTGTTGCCATGATCTGCGTGTTGAGTGATGTGTTGAAACCACTGAACCATCTCAGCCTCTACCTCCAGAAAACAGATGTTGTACTGTGCAATGTGGAAGAGAAAGTGAAAGCAACAGTAACTGACCTGGAAGTCATTAAAGAGACTTATCTTGAATTTCAAGAGAACAATCAGATTGGGGATCAGTTATATGTCAGTCGTCTTTCAGAGTTGCTTCTCATCATCAATGAAAGAACTGATCTGCAAAGGCGTCACAGAGGTCACCTTGAGAACCTTGACATCAAAGCATTTATTAAAGATGTTGCTGTTCCATTTATAGACAGTTTGATTGGAGAAATCAATGATGCTTTCTACATGCACCCTGTGTTTGATGCTTTTCGGAAGGCTCTGGATCCTAGTATGATCGAAGCCAATGCCAGTGCTGTTGATCTTCAAAACCATGGAAAGGTACTATAAATATCAAGTAGGCCTATATTCACTCCAGTTATGCTCTAGAATTAGAAAGAATTGAActtgttgattttttaaatctttatttattgGAGACCAACACAGTCCTTGttcaatttaaatacaataaCTGATCCTTCAATGATAGTTTTTgattcattattaatataatcattaacaaTAAGTCAGACATTCACAGCTGTTTTGACAAGTATTAAAATGTTAATCATAATTAAACGCAGTTACCTCGACTCATCCTAGACATTTTCTGTTTATTgacttaagttttttttacctTAGGAGGCATTGACTGTACTTTGTGGACACTATGGGGAACCTGGAGAGGACATTTTCCAAGGTCATGTGACAAGATGTGAGAGGGATCTTGATCCAGATGCAACTGAAGCTGAATACTGTGCCTTCAAGCATCAAATCAAAATCATGAAAAGGTCAGTACTAATCGAATAggaaagttaaaaaaataaaaaagattaataATTAAGTATAATCAACATCATTTCATTACAATAACTCTTCATATGATAATAAATTTCCTGAACTACCAAAGACTTTACTGCTGAGTTTGATTAATAAAGACTATGAACCTGATCTTCACTAAAGGTTTATTAATCTGAAATAAAGTAGTTCTGTATTTGCTACATcacttcaaaaatattttgtataggctaatataaaattaatttaattaaatcatttgttCATTGACATGATCcataatcatacatgtattgcaCATTGCAGAATTTTTgcaaaaatcatgaaataatttttttacagaatGAAAGCCAGAAATCCACAGCCTTCCAATAGTAATGAGGGTGACCAGGTTAACAATCTGCtgtcaatgtttttaaaagtctCTGGGGATCCTGTACTCCAAGAATCTTTTCCAATGATGTGCAAGCTTCTGTACCTGGTGAACATTATTCCAGCATCAACGGCCTCAGTGGAGAGGAGCTTTAGCCAAATGGCTTTGCTAAAAACCCCAATGCGCAGCAGATTGAGTTGCAAGTCAATTAATGCAATAATGCGCATTAACATAGAGGGAGCCAGTACCCTGACGGAATATGAATTAGAACAACTTGTTCAAAACTTCAAACTTGCAAAAGATCGGCACTTGTCCCtgtaaagtacattgtacaagtgTAATATCAGtgattaaaacatcaaaacagtaTTAATTGGTGTTaaagttgtttattttgtaatacagaaagttttacaaattttccCAATTACCCCCTTTTACGACGTAATTTTCccaatttgatgatttttggCGATTCCCAAAATACCCAGGAAAGTCCCTGATATTGCCAACATAACACtagatattgccatcataagactggatattgccatcataacactggatattgccatcataagactggatattgccaccataagactggatattgccatcataagactggatattgccaccATAAGACTAGATATTGCCAACATAacactggatattgccatcgtaagactggatattgccaccaccttaagactggatattgccatcataagactggaaTTTACCATCATAAGACTAGATATTGCCAACATAacactggatattgccatcgtaagactggatattgccatcataagactggatattgccaacataacactggatattgccatcgtAAGACTGGATATCGCCaccataagactggatattgccaacataacactggatattgccatcataagactggatattgccaccttaagactggatattgccatcataagactggatattgccatcataagactggatattaccaccttaagactggatattgccatcataagactggatattgccaacataacactggatattgccatcataagactggatattgccaacATAATCAGTGATCACCACGGGCTGTTTTACTATGGAGCAGCGCCATAGTAAAATGTCTACCCGCCATAGTAAAATCATGTAGCGCcatagtaaaaaaaatctgCCCTGCCGATCTTCGTATTCAAAACTCTGTTAACCTGTGGTGAGCCCCAGATACCGCCGACTGTGTAGTGTTTTACTGACTGCACAGGTAAGAGCTTGAGGCCAGTTAATTACCTGTTCACACGCCAGGGAGACTTTTGACACTTCATTCAATGACCCCGACGTCCAATACCCCGACGAATTAACCGatgtaattatatcaatcatACCAATATTAATTGATCAGACCGCGTTCCGcgtgtttgtgttttgacagcGGTTGATCTGTGTCGAATAAAGGCTTAAATGACGTCGACAATTAAAGTCAAACGCATATATGACCCCGATTACTTTGTAACACACGTGACATGGATGTTGCGTTTGCAAAACGAAAGTAACATGGACTGTAGAACAAAAAGACCGTTGATGATAATTTTATTCTGTAATCATGAAGCGGCAACTAAAGCAGCAGTCTATTGAATCATTTTTCGAGAATTCGCCGAAACGATAGAAGGCTTAGCCCGGTCTGTTCACCGACAAAGTCAAAACACGGATCGTCATTTTTACCGACTGAATgaagaacaagagatcccagagggatcttggcgcccaccattgaatgatctttataggttccatgtcagattgatcttttctctacttttcccttcctctaaatcttactaatctgtgtaaattcagaaacagccctctaggacttttcaaacaagggtaacctatatataaaatttaagatttggcgataatggctgtctgttgttttcggattggtcccaaaatgcaacaccagggaccaaggggaacctacatatgaaattttcagaaagatcccttcagtaccttctgtaaaatagcgataacaaacttcaattgtcaaaatacaagatggctgcctgtcaggcaggttgttttctgactggtctcaaaatccaatatgcataactaggcacagagggcaacctacaaatgaaatttcagaaagatcccttcagcaatttctgagaaatagcgataacaaacttcaattgtcaaaatccaagatggctgcctgtcggccatgttgttttccgattggtctcaaaatgcaatatgcataactaggcaccaaggggaacctacatataaaatttgagaaagatctcttcagtactttctcagaaatagcgataacaatcttaaattgtcaaaatccaagatggctgcctgtcggccatgttgtcttccgattggtctcaaaatgcaatatgcataactaggcaccaaggggagcctacatatgaaatttgagaaagatcccttcagtactttctcagaaatagcgataacaaacttcaattatcaaaatccaagatggctgcctgtcggccatgttgtcttccgattggtctcaaaatgcaatatgcataactaagtaccaaggggagcctacatatgaaatctgagaaagatcccttcagtactttctcagaaatagcaataacaaacttcaattatcaaaatacaagatggctgcctgtcggccatgtcgtcttccgattggtctcaaaatgcaatatgcataactaagtaccaaggggagcctacatatgaaatctgagaaagatcccttcagtactttttcagaaatagcgataacaaacttcaattatcaaaatccaagatggctgcctgtcggccatgttgttttccgattggtctcaaaatgcaatatgcataactaggcaccaagtggaacctacatatgaaatttgagaaagatcccttcagtactttctgaaaaatagcgataacaaacttctattatcaaaatccaagatggctgcctgtcggccatgttgttttccgattggtctcaaaatgcaatatgcataactaggcaccaaggggagcctacatatgaaatttgagaaagatcccttcagcactttctcagaaatagcgataacaaacttcaattgtcaaaatccaagatggctgcctgtcggccatgttgttttccgattggtctcaaaatgcaatatgcataactaggcaccaaggggagcctacatatgaaatttgagaaagatcccttcagtactttctcagaaatagcgataacaaacttcaattgtcaaaatccaagatggctgcctgtcggccatgttgttttccgattggtctcaaaatgcaatatgcataactaggcaccaaggggaacccacatatgaaatttgagaaagatcccttcagtactttcggaggattagcgataacaagaattgtttacggacggacggagggacggacggacggacggacggacggagggacggaccacggaccacggacgcagggcgatttgaatagcccaccatctgatgatggtgggctaaaaatattcATGGCTAAAGTACGACGAAGATGAAGGTAAGTTATTTAGGTGTCAAATGGttactaaaatgtattttgtatgatataaatctcttacatgtcataataaaatataatttttttaaatcattttttttaaatgttattggCTAGTTTGTATGACTGATTTATAGGcgtatatttaatataaaaaaacttaaaagaTGTCTagttgatatttgaaaaaaatgtattatttccaaATTTCACATTAGTGACTAATATATACTGACTTTGTTTAATCACAaaaccaaaaattaaaattaattctttttcaatattttcagtgATTAGGTGAAAGTATTTATCTAGAGTGAAAGTttcatgtttaaacattttattaatttatttttattaactttgaatGCTTCATTTGATTTGTAGGCATGTTTTGTAAGCAGTCTGCTTACAAAACTTAGCAGACTTATGGACAGAgatcagaaaaagaaatatcactATCGCCACATTGTTTGATCCTGATGACAATTAAGTGTGAAGTTGTGCTGTAAGAAAATGGACAATTTGTGTGTGAAAATGACTGACAATTGTGACATTGGAAATCATATTATATTAGTGCTGTGACATTACATATTGCTATTGTGTTTAGTGTGATATCATAGTGCttattattttaagaaatttgaGCTTTGGAAGTGTATCAGTAACATTTAATTAGTAATCTGaaagagagatagagagagaccATGAGTTTGAGAAAGTCTGAGTTGGTAAAGAGAATGAATGAAGAACGAGCAATGTATTAATTTAAGGATGTACAAATATGGATGAGTCAGAGATTGGTAAATGCTGATtgctgtatttatttttcttacatattgaataaataaattcatattaccatgattaaaatagtttatcattatttctgaaaacaatTTCTAAGAGGATTTTAATAACTACTGCACAACAAATCATCTCCCTAAAAAtgaaaagggacataactcatgtaaacaaattatctccctttaattaattaatattggtCTTGCGGCGCGCTGGGAAAATGATCCCGCAGTTTCCTCCATAGTAAAATCTGAAGCCATGGTGATCCCTGCATAACACTGGATATTGCCACCtgaagactggatattgccacctgaagactggatattgccatcataagactggatattacCATCATAAGACTAGATATTGCCAACATAacactggatattgccatcgtaagactggatattgccatcataagactggatattgccaccataagactggatattgccaacATAACACTGGATATTGTCATCATAacactggatattgccatcataacactggatattgccatcataacaCTGGATATGGCAATATCTAGTGCTATattggcaatatccagtcttatgatggcaatatccagtcttaaggtggtaatatccagtcttatgatggcaatatccagtcttcaggtggcaatatccagtcttcaggtggcaatatccagtgttatgttggcaatatccagtcttatgatggcaatatccagtgtTATGTTGGCAATCATAacactggatattgccatcataacaCTGGATATTGCCATTATTACCATCATAacactggatattgccatcataagactggatattgccatcattagactggatattgccatcataacactggatattgccatcataacactggatattgccatcgtaagactggatattgccatcgtAACCTTCGATATTGCCATCATTAGACTGGATATtaccatcataagactggatattgccatcataagactggatgTTGCCATCAttagactggatattgccatcataacactggatattgccatcataacactggatattgccatcgtAACCTTCGATTTTGCCATCGTAATcatggatattgccatcataaccTTCGATATTGCCATCGTAACCTTAGATATTACCATCATAACCATGGATATTGCCATCGTAACCATGGATATTACCATCATAACCTTCGATATTGCCATCGTAACCGTGGATATTACCATCATAACTATGGATATTGCAATCATAGAGACTGTCTCCCAGTGCGAGACAAATCTCCCTGAATTGTCTCCCGGACGAGAGCCTAAATTCCAATATTTGATAATTCCATCCAGTATCTGACTGACGCCAtatttgtaacattatatatttgtaacagTAGCTTTTTCACAAGTTTTTATGAGATTTGATTGAATTTAGCAATCTTAT
It includes:
- the LOC117341603 gene encoding uncharacterized protein LOC117341603, coding for MSHNGKYYVRKVPKNKPSSTLISAFFSKRQKLDVSVDAPSNDETECKPTDVGDNNINKLCDEIKSVTGDSDGANICKQSETVSVEVAVQTPVAMVASTTTTPLQKKVQLRETRAEIDFKPAHSNIDRRRFDMNRYTVNYPWLYHTSEKGYLCKLCELTYGSNCSDSSSMSVISVTSPFISPGLETLGTHPSRLLDKHANSTPHLKASKINAEVKVKIGLKQKMSVLEQLSMKNESDLKAEKERNASVLKKLFQSIYFIIRKKWAQTNFEDFVRFVASLGVEDIARHIEIAPPQATYLSVKTATELIELIGENIEQSLLDSLRKAPFYSLLADESTDEANKTQLSVFCRWYHESHSNFTDHFMGLVEVQKTDSATLMDVLHGFLIAKGIPIEKCRFVAFDGTNSMSGIRTGLQRRFRNYAPKSLYINCRCHRLALCLKHLMKTFPLLVEVDEALLAIWKLFKYSPQRFAVLQDVQVVYGMDKLMLIRAATTRWLSHGKACVRFIERYESVLDALDQIYQQKREPEVFGLRSILVQKNVVAMICVLSDVLKPLNHLSLYLQKTDVVLCNVEEKVKATVTDLEVIKETYLEFQENNQIGDQLYVSRLSELLLIINERTDLQRRHRGHLENLDIKAFIKDVAVPFIDSLIGEINDAFYMHPVFDAFRKALDPSMIEANASAVDLQNHGKEALTVLCGHYGEPGEDIFQGHVTRCERDLDPDATEAEYCAFKHQIKIMKRMKARNPQPSNSNEGDQVNNLLSMFLKVSGDPVLQESFPMMCKLLYLVNIIPASTASVERSFSQMALLKTPMRSRLSCKSINAIMRINIEGASTLTEYELEQLVQNFKLAKDRHLSL